A single Paenibacillus sp. FSL R5-0517 DNA region contains:
- a CDS encoding zinc ribbon domain-containing protein, with translation MQCPVCNHENGDAQFCERCGSNLTQTNSSPSLVKNPESAAASEPEYTRWSSTQNTSSETPVRPNTTSVSTQKQQTTESTGTNDHASAGDNSSNQWNNIVQNEKVQQAKEVSKQYLSYFLSVLARPYQTMKTVGDQHSLNGWLTMALIAVLSSTYFLITFSRIGMDGLFIGGFVRPLLFTVIILIASIALMYAILKIEKITFRPKTLVAQFGTLLVPAVVSLVLANLFIIISYSIAIALLVISYIIIFVALNSVLFHYPLNRTKAAIDSMYSVLIANVVVFFILYRLLGEVIMGLIGLMLSPFGRL, from the coding sequence ATGCAATGTCCAGTATGTAACCACGAAAATGGAGATGCCCAGTTTTGCGAGAGGTGCGGATCTAATCTAACGCAAACTAACTCTTCACCCTCTCTTGTAAAGAACCCGGAATCTGCTGCTGCTTCAGAACCTGAATATACTCGCTGGTCCAGTACGCAGAACACATCTTCCGAGACACCCGTTCGACCGAACACAACATCCGTCTCTACTCAGAAACAACAGACAACAGAATCAACAGGCACCAATGATCATGCTTCTGCAGGAGACAACAGCTCCAATCAGTGGAATAATATCGTGCAGAATGAGAAAGTTCAGCAAGCCAAAGAAGTAAGCAAACAGTATCTATCCTATTTCCTCAGTGTATTAGCTCGTCCTTATCAGACGATGAAAACCGTTGGCGACCAGCATTCACTAAACGGATGGCTAACGATGGCGCTGATTGCAGTCCTATCTTCTACATACTTCTTAATTACCTTTAGTCGCATAGGCATGGACGGCTTGTTCATTGGTGGATTTGTAAGGCCGCTATTGTTCACCGTCATTATCCTGATTGCCTCAATTGCACTGATGTACGCTATTCTGAAAATTGAAAAAATAACCTTCCGTCCCAAAACATTGGTTGCCCAGTTCGGTACATTGCTTGTTCCTGCTGTCGTATCCCTTGTTCTGGCGAATCTGTTTATTATCATCTCGTATTCCATCGCGATCGCCTTGCTTGTGATCTCGTACATCATCATATTTGTCGCTCTGAACTCGGTGCTATTCCACTATCCACTGAATCGTACCAAAGCGGCCATCGACAGTATGTACAGCGTACTCATCGCCAATGTGGTCGTATTCTTTATTCTGTATCGATTGTTGGGTGAGGTTATTATGGGACTGATCGGATTGATGCTGTCGCCGTTTGGTCGTCTGTAA
- a CDS encoding DUF3105 domain-containing protein, whose translation MDMTNMNHMQMEHEAGTSYLWLIVGVIVLLFSIAAYIWASRTQGKILGHMKKKERADIQKKSRSLRLSAHVMMAVSIITFGLFFMQGAGKTYNVADLESNATIDVTDDKYYGADHTEDPIQYEMTIPTSGPHNPHDIKFGFYTDFPGYNYLVHNLEHGDIIIYYRENASEDLKEHLKYLAKFREAGAGILAVPNKDIPEGSEVVVTAWTKTMKLDQFDDAKVGTFINKYINQGPEKIPASVRQGGGTM comes from the coding sequence ATGGACATGACCAATATGAATCATATGCAAATGGAGCATGAGGCAGGTACATCCTACCTGTGGCTCATCGTTGGTGTAATTGTGTTACTGTTCTCCATCGCCGCCTATATCTGGGCATCACGCACACAGGGCAAAATCCTGGGCCACATGAAAAAGAAAGAACGGGCGGACATTCAGAAAAAAAGTCGATCCCTTCGGCTGTCTGCACATGTAATGATGGCTGTGTCGATTATTACGTTTGGCCTGTTCTTCATGCAAGGAGCAGGTAAAACATATAATGTAGCCGATCTGGAATCCAACGCGACAATCGACGTGACAGACGATAAATATTATGGGGCTGACCATACGGAGGACCCTATCCAGTATGAGATGACAATTCCAACATCCGGGCCGCATAATCCGCATGATATCAAGTTTGGATTTTACACCGACTTCCCGGGCTATAATTACCTGGTACACAATCTGGAACACGGGGATATCATCATCTATTATCGTGAGAACGCAAGCGAGGATTTGAAGGAACATCTGAAATACCTCGCTAAATTCCGCGAAGCCGGAGCAGGTATTCTGGCTGTACCCAACAAGGATATTCCCGAAGGCAGTGAAGTCGTGGTGACCGCATGGACCAAAACGATGAAACTCGACCAATTCGACGATGCCAAAGTGGGTACTTTTATCAATAAATATATTAATCAGGGACCGGAAAAAATTCCTGCCTCTGTTCGCCAGGGCGGCGGAACAATGTAA
- a CDS encoding methyl-accepting chemotaxis protein — protein sequence MNSLFMRIFLFFSCLMLAAGAVLGITMYRSSAQLVEQSMGMQAQAVAERAAALIDTSLYAPLSTGQNKTAYYGTLREQLSQLREANGLKYLYTLGTREENGTNTYFYVVDGAAADVAEDDFSPYGSAEETPYAGMLQAFEQNEPIRGELTQDDYGATITAYVPIHGADGKVLGLVGADLDSTAVYELMSRNRMTMIWTALVIVLLSVLLVYGFAHYLTRPLVKLKKLITEVGKGDLTVNVELGRKDEVGQLASEFKHLVTGTRDVMTGIRQSSDSLLQAAEGVSKHSQATAEASQRIAEHTHHTASGAAEQVARAGEVTVAMEEITRSMQHIANSSSMVADVSQETTNNAVQGQANINTAIDSMDKIHQANVQMVASTSQLEQYSDKIESVAHLMKGIASQTNLLALNASIEAARAGEYGSGFAVVASEVRKLAGESEQSSQHVTELIAEMTRQTSLLSEHMSASTSAVQSGLAVVQEAGRSFTSIHTGIETMNERLHEVSAASEQLSASAEEVSASVEDMEHISRESSSSIQQVSHATGSQLQSMDEMSASAESLRVLSSELNGLISRFKI from the coding sequence ATGAACAGTTTGTTTATGAGGATCTTTTTATTTTTTTCCTGTCTGATGCTGGCCGCGGGTGCGGTTCTTGGCATTACCATGTATCGTTCATCGGCTCAACTGGTCGAACAATCCATGGGGATGCAGGCACAGGCTGTGGCTGAAAGGGCAGCTGCATTAATTGATACTTCTCTGTATGCACCACTCAGTACCGGACAGAACAAGACAGCGTATTATGGCACATTGCGTGAGCAGCTCAGTCAACTGCGCGAGGCCAATGGGCTCAAGTATCTGTATACACTGGGTACACGCGAAGAAAATGGAACTAATACATATTTCTATGTTGTAGATGGGGCCGCTGCCGATGTGGCAGAGGACGACTTCTCCCCTTACGGTTCCGCAGAAGAGACCCCTTACGCGGGTATGTTACAGGCTTTTGAGCAGAATGAACCTATTCGAGGCGAGCTCACCCAGGATGACTATGGAGCTACCATTACAGCGTATGTGCCCATCCATGGGGCTGACGGAAAAGTGTTGGGGTTAGTCGGTGCGGATCTGGATTCCACTGCGGTCTATGAACTGATGTCTCGCAACCGTATGACCATGATCTGGACAGCGCTCGTTATTGTGCTGCTCAGTGTCTTGTTGGTGTATGGATTCGCACACTACTTGACCCGCCCGTTGGTGAAGCTGAAGAAGTTGATTACCGAAGTGGGAAAAGGCGACCTGACCGTCAATGTCGAACTTGGACGAAAGGATGAAGTCGGACAACTGGCTTCCGAATTCAAACATCTGGTCACAGGTACCCGTGATGTTATGACGGGCATCCGTCAAAGTTCCGATTCTCTGCTGCAAGCCGCAGAGGGTGTATCGAAACACTCGCAGGCTACTGCCGAAGCGAGTCAGCGTATTGCCGAGCATACTCATCATACAGCCAGTGGAGCTGCCGAACAGGTGGCACGAGCAGGCGAAGTCACCGTTGCCATGGAAGAGATCACGCGCAGCATGCAGCATATTGCGAACTCTTCTTCTATGGTCGCGGATGTCTCACAGGAGACGACCAATAATGCGGTGCAAGGTCAAGCCAACATCAATACGGCAATAGACAGCATGGACAAAATTCATCAAGCGAATGTGCAGATGGTGGCCTCCACCTCTCAGCTAGAGCAGTACTCTGATAAAATTGAGTCGGTTGCACATCTAATGAAGGGTATCGCTTCACAGACCAATCTGCTCGCCCTTAATGCGAGTATTGAAGCGGCTCGTGCAGGAGAGTATGGCAGCGGGTTTGCAGTGGTTGCCTCAGAGGTTCGCAAGCTTGCGGGGGAATCAGAGCAATCGTCCCAGCATGTCACCGAACTGATCGCCGAAATGACACGTCAGACTTCCCTGTTGTCAGAACATATGTCAGCAAGCACATCTGCCGTACAGTCCGGTCTCGCTGTTGTACAGGAAGCAGGTCGTTCGTTCACATCCATTCATACCGGAATTGAGACGATGAATGAACGTCTGCACGAAGTATCCGCAGCATCCGAGCAGCTGTCTGCCAGCGCAGAGGAAGTGTCCGCTTCCGTGGAGGATATGGAGCATATCTCGCGCGAATCCTCTTCCAGTATCCAACAGGTGTCACACGCTACCGGAAGCCAGCTGCAATCCATGGATGAGATGAGTGCATCCGCTGAATCCCTCCGGGTACTTTCCAGTGAACTGAACGGGCTAATTAGTCGATTTAAAATATAG
- a CDS encoding nucleoside hydrolase, whose translation MTNQLNVYFNHDGGVDDLVSLFMLLQMDNVHVTGVSVIPADGYLEPATDASRKIIDRFGTYSVEVSKSNSRGKNPFPAAWRLHSFYVDALPVLNESGKMEAPLSAIPAHQHLIEKVRNTEGKTLLLFTGPLTDLARALDEAPDIEEKIDKLVWMGGTFERGNVEEPEHDGTAEWNVFWDPEAAYRVWQSGIQIDLVALESTNKVPLTPAVRNRWAAERRFEGVDFLGNCYAGCPPLVYSETNSTYYLWDVLTTASVGREDIVKKKTVNCIVIPDGPSQGRTVEQADGRPVQLVYDTDPEAFFTYMTDLGKKAAPQRY comes from the coding sequence ATGACGAACCAACTTAATGTGTATTTTAACCATGACGGCGGCGTGGATGACCTCGTATCGCTGTTCATGCTTCTGCAAATGGACAATGTACATGTAACCGGTGTATCGGTTATTCCGGCAGACGGATATCTGGAGCCAGCAACAGATGCCAGCCGTAAAATTATCGATCGTTTCGGTACATATTCCGTAGAGGTATCCAAATCCAACTCCAGAGGAAAAAATCCATTTCCTGCGGCGTGGAGACTGCATTCCTTCTATGTAGATGCACTTCCTGTACTGAACGAGTCCGGCAAAATGGAAGCACCACTCTCTGCTATTCCTGCACACCAGCATCTGATCGAGAAAGTGCGTAACACCGAAGGCAAAACATTGCTCCTGTTCACAGGACCACTGACAGACCTTGCGCGTGCACTGGACGAAGCACCAGACATTGAAGAGAAAATCGACAAGCTCGTATGGATGGGCGGCACATTCGAGCGTGGTAACGTAGAAGAGCCCGAGCATGACGGCACAGCGGAATGGAACGTATTCTGGGACCCGGAAGCGGCTTACCGTGTATGGCAGAGCGGCATCCAGATCGATCTGGTTGCACTCGAAAGCACCAACAAAGTACCTCTGACTCCAGCCGTTCGTAACCGTTGGGCAGCAGAGCGTCGCTTCGAAGGTGTAGATTTCCTGGGGAACTGTTACGCAGGTTGTCCGCCACTGGTGTACAGTGAGACAAATTCCACATATTATCTGTGGGATGTGCTGACAACGGCTTCCGTTGGACGCGAGGACATCGTGAAGAAGAAAACGGTCAACTGTATTGTTATTCCGGATGGTCCTAGCCAAGGCCGCACAGTGGAGCAAGCAGACGGACGCCCAGTACAGCTGGTGTATGATACCGATCCGGAAGCGTTCTTTACGTACATGACGGATTTGGGTAAAAAAGCTGCTCCGCAGCGCTACTAA